Proteins found in one Magnetofaba australis IT-1 genomic segment:
- a CDS encoding hybrid sensor histidine kinase/response regulator has protein sequence MFRGKRIAREFQITRYFALVSALAFLILSIPMVLLFWNSKIDSHVRMAEQGNVALARLLTETLWPRYADYLTPPPDRDGAKQKARPQKQAVYVELLKILHDSQVIKVKIYSPDGLTLFSSEFNQIGESKVGVARFERAVKWRLPSSKYGKRATFAALYGPLRDRYVLETFIPVNDLESGKLKGVFEVYSDFTDFVADLKRQTLDIGLMLTAAFGCVWLLLVVAVRHAEKILKHQNMQIFALHQRNELLLNAVGEGIIGLDDQGRAAFVNDSACQMLGWSRDELLGERIHELTHHTRPDGSAYPAAECPVGGALIGHARQITGEWFWRKDGGHFPVEYGAHPVLEEGRVSGAVLTFRDISERLAAEGNLRESEARFRQVAQSAHDAIITVSDDGLIRFWNPAAQRFFGYAADAALGKPLTMLIPTERHGEHDAGFVHAVMQGALAHEGRVREFEAVKSDGERFLVEMTVSIWVNGGRRYFTAVMRDATERRAAQEALEQARRMAEEANNAKSHFLANMSHEIRTPMNAIIGMSHLALQSVVDARQRDYLRKIHASAQSLLRIINDILDFSKIEAGKLEVERIPFNLDALIRDLLAMVSLLADEKGLELTLNRDPSLASHYLGDPLRINQILLNLLSNAVKFTPQGEIAIVIEPLERGDGPVVAFSVRDSGIGMNLEQMARLFQSFSQVESSAARRFGGTGLGLAISRRLAELMGGDIEVESKPGSGSRFILWLPLKRDPQNGRAPDFHTDIEACARLAIPNDSSRRNYAEMLRSFGVTVAEEALADGAQVSIPPGREGALWVVDFDAVEAGALSHLLTYRKRMTTPKPALVALYGARGQESIAERLGDAPLTAALLKPSTPSDLFDAIYPLLNGEDAPRSPLRRDPMGGAPPPLCLRGKRALLAEDNRLNQQVAVELLEMAGMQVTVAEHGQKAVELGLQEEFDVILMDIQMPTLDGYAACGQLMQKLKSPPPIIAMTANAMEGDRRKSLEAGMLDHVSKPIEPVLLYQTLAQVLCGEEAVNALGADYNPLSSTQSDAALEAVIASIPGVNPERLKLSANGSVGLMRKMLRGFLEGQHDVAQRIDDSVNQAQWREAARAAHTLKGLSGALGLDAVAQAAGRIEELAEQTQPDLQAALAQTRILAESLAAPLAALRQQAQALNDAETQSASAEGAWSRAQALEMVESLRESLGARRAKPARVQAEALLALSPPEPLKGEIEALYRLVCRYKLKEAAPRADKLHDQLTKGSLESTQ, from the coding sequence ATGTTCAGAGGCAAACGCATCGCTCGCGAGTTTCAAATCACGCGCTATTTTGCATTGGTGAGCGCATTGGCGTTTTTGATTCTCAGCATCCCCATGGTGCTGCTGTTCTGGAACAGTAAGATCGATAGCCATGTGCGCATGGCCGAGCAGGGCAATGTGGCGCTGGCGCGCTTGCTCACCGAGACGCTGTGGCCGCGCTACGCCGACTATCTGACCCCGCCCCCCGACCGCGATGGCGCCAAGCAGAAGGCGCGGCCGCAGAAGCAGGCGGTGTATGTGGAGTTGCTGAAGATTCTGCATGACTCCCAAGTCATCAAGGTCAAGATCTACTCCCCCGATGGCCTGACGCTCTTCTCCAGTGAATTTAATCAGATTGGCGAGAGTAAAGTGGGCGTGGCGCGATTTGAGCGCGCGGTCAAATGGCGTCTGCCCTCCTCCAAATATGGCAAGCGCGCAACCTTCGCCGCGCTGTATGGCCCGCTGCGCGACCGCTATGTGCTGGAGACCTTCATCCCGGTCAACGATCTGGAGAGCGGCAAGCTCAAAGGGGTGTTTGAGGTCTATAGCGACTTCACCGACTTTGTGGCGGATCTCAAACGCCAGACCCTGGATATCGGCCTGATGCTCACCGCCGCCTTCGGCTGTGTGTGGCTGCTGCTGGTGGTGGCGGTGCGCCACGCCGAGAAGATTCTCAAACATCAGAATATGCAGATCTTCGCCCTGCATCAGCGCAATGAGTTGCTGCTCAATGCGGTGGGCGAGGGGATCATCGGCTTGGATGACCAGGGGCGCGCTGCCTTCGTCAATGACAGCGCCTGTCAGATGCTCGGCTGGAGCCGTGACGAGCTGTTGGGTGAGCGCATCCATGAGTTGACCCATCACACCCGGCCCGATGGCTCCGCCTATCCCGCCGCCGAGTGTCCGGTGGGCGGCGCGCTGATCGGACACGCGCGGCAGATCACCGGCGAGTGGTTCTGGCGCAAGGATGGCGGCCACTTTCCGGTGGAGTATGGCGCCCACCCGGTGCTTGAAGAGGGGCGTGTGAGCGGCGCAGTGCTCACTTTCCGCGATATCTCCGAACGGCTGGCGGCGGAGGGCAATCTGCGCGAGAGCGAAGCGCGCTTCCGCCAGGTGGCGCAGTCGGCACACGACGCCATTATCACCGTCAGCGACGACGGATTGATTCGCTTTTGGAACCCGGCGGCGCAACGCTTTTTCGGCTACGCCGCCGACGCCGCCTTGGGCAAACCGCTGACCATGCTCATCCCCACCGAGCGCCATGGCGAGCACGATGCGGGCTTCGTCCACGCGGTGATGCAGGGGGCGTTGGCCCATGAGGGGCGGGTGCGCGAGTTTGAAGCGGTCAAAAGCGATGGCGAGCGCTTCCTGGTGGAGATGACCGTTTCTATCTGGGTCAATGGGGGGCGGCGCTATTTCACCGCGGTGATGCGCGACGCCACCGAACGGCGCGCCGCGCAGGAGGCGCTGGAGCAGGCGCGGCGGATGGCCGAAGAGGCCAATAACGCCAAAAGTCACTTTCTGGCCAATATGAGCCATGAGATCCGCACCCCCATGAACGCCATTATCGGCATGAGCCATCTGGCGTTGCAGAGTGTGGTTGATGCGCGGCAGCGGGACTATCTGCGCAAGATCCACGCCTCGGCGCAGTCGCTGCTGCGCATCATCAATGACATTCTGGACTTCTCCAAAATCGAAGCGGGCAAGCTGGAGGTGGAGCGCATCCCCTTCAATCTGGACGCTCTGATTCGCGATCTATTGGCCATGGTGTCGCTGCTGGCTGACGAGAAGGGGCTGGAGCTGACCCTCAATCGCGACCCCAGCCTCGCCTCCCACTACCTGGGCGACCCGCTGCGCATCAATCAGATTCTGCTCAATCTGCTCAGTAATGCGGTGAAATTCACCCCGCAGGGAGAGATTGCCATCGTCATTGAGCCTCTGGAGCGGGGCGATGGCCCGGTGGTGGCGTTCTCGGTGCGCGATTCTGGCATCGGCATGAATCTGGAGCAGATGGCGCGGCTGTTCCAGTCCTTCTCCCAGGTGGAGAGCAGCGCGGCGCGGCGTTTTGGCGGCACCGGTTTGGGGCTGGCCATCAGTCGCCGTCTGGCTGAGCTGATGGGGGGCGATATCGAGGTGGAGAGTAAGCCGGGAAGCGGCAGTCGTTTTATCCTGTGGCTGCCGCTTAAGCGCGATCCGCAGAATGGTCGCGCGCCGGATTTCCATACCGATATCGAGGCGTGCGCCCGCTTGGCGATCCCCAACGACTCTTCACGACGCAACTATGCGGAGATGCTGCGCAGTTTCGGCGTTACCGTGGCCGAGGAGGCGTTGGCCGACGGCGCCCAGGTGAGCATCCCCCCCGGGCGCGAAGGCGCGCTGTGGGTGGTGGATTTTGACGCTGTGGAAGCTGGCGCGCTATCGCATCTGCTCACTTACCGCAAGCGCATGACCACGCCCAAGCCTGCGCTGGTGGCGCTGTATGGCGCGCGCGGACAGGAGAGTATCGCCGAGCGTCTGGGGGATGCGCCGTTGACGGCGGCGCTGCTCAAACCCAGTACGCCATCGGATCTGTTTGACGCCATCTACCCCCTGCTCAATGGCGAAGACGCGCCGCGCTCGCCGCTGCGGCGGGATCCCATGGGGGGGGCGCCGCCTCCACTCTGCTTGCGCGGCAAACGCGCGCTGCTGGCTGAGGACAATCGGCTCAATCAACAGGTGGCGGTGGAGCTGTTGGAGATGGCGGGCATGCAGGTGACGGTGGCCGAGCATGGCCAGAAGGCGGTGGAGTTGGGCTTGCAGGAGGAGTTTGACGTCATTTTGATGGATATCCAGATGCCCACTCTGGATGGATACGCCGCCTGCGGGCAATTGATGCAGAAGTTGAAGTCGCCGCCGCCTATCATCGCCATGACCGCTAACGCCATGGAAGGTGACCGGCGTAAGAGTCTGGAAGCGGGTATGTTGGACCACGTGAGCAAGCCCATTGAGCCGGTGTTGTTGTACCAGACCCTGGCGCAGGTGTTGTGCGGCGAAGAGGCGGTAAACGCGCTTGGCGCTGATTATAACCCATTGTCATCCACGCAATCGGACGCGGCGCTGGAGGCGGTGATCGCCAGCATCCCCGGCGTTAATCCAGAACGCCTGAAACTCTCCGCCAATGGCAGCGTGGGGTTGATGCGTAAAATGTTGCGCGGCTTCCTTGAAGGGCAACACGATGTGGCGCAGCGCATTGATGATTCCGTAAACCAAGCCCAGTGGCGGGAGGCGGCGCGCGCGGCCCACACCCTCAAAGGGTTAAGCGGCGCATTAGGCCTCGATGCGGTGGCGCAGGCGGCGGGTCGTATCGAAGAGCTTGCCGAACAAACGCAACCGGACCTCCAGGCGGCGCTGGCGCAGACGCGGATCTTGGCCGAGTCTCTGGCTGCGCCGCTGGCGGCGCTGAGGCAGCAGGCGCAGGCGCTCAATGACGCCGAGACGCAGTCTGCGTCGGCGGAGGGCGCGTGGAGTCGGGCGCAGGCGCTGGAGATGGTCGAGTCGCTGCGTGAGTCATTAGGCGCGCGGCGGGCCAAACCCGCGCGGGTGCAAGCGGAGGCTTTGCTGGCGCTGTCGCCGCCGGAGCCGCTGAAGGGCGAAATCGAGGCTTTGTATCGACTGGTGTGTCGTTATAAGCTCAAAGAGGCGGCGCCTCGGGCTGACAAGTTGCACGATCAACTGACAAAAGGTTCCCTTGAATCAACACAATAA
- a CDS encoding FIST signal transduction protein: MAIDPQIAFVFGDVTMLEAGGFHAALRAAAPSVKLIGCSTAGEIDGRDVSDGSCVVTAVRFASVSVALCADAIADIGDSEAAGKRVGEMLPTEGLKAVLIYAPGVEVNGSALIQGVSTALGGGIPLSGGLAGDGGQFTRTLTVCDEALDPRGVALLGLYGDALQFSHGSYGGWSPFGPERRVTRSEGNILYELDGEPALNIYKSYLGEYAEQLPASGLLFPFEMTGKGGEQGLIRTILSVDEASGSLVLAGDVVQDGMLRLMHANVDGLLDGAEEAARLTMKGAQADSGGLAILVSCVGRKLVMGDQVDEEVESVLDALPDGAVATGFYSYGEINPFSDLMDCKLHNQTMTIAYLNEG, from the coding sequence ATGGCCATCGATCCCCAAATCGCGTTTGTGTTTGGCGATGTGACGATGCTCGAAGCGGGCGGATTCCATGCCGCGCTGCGCGCGGCGGCGCCCTCTGTCAAACTGATCGGCTGCTCCACGGCGGGCGAGATTGACGGTCGCGATGTCAGCGACGGCTCATGTGTGGTCACGGCGGTGCGGTTTGCGTCGGTCTCGGTGGCGCTGTGCGCCGACGCCATCGCCGATATCGGCGACTCGGAGGCGGCGGGCAAACGGGTGGGCGAGATGCTTCCCACGGAGGGGCTCAAAGCGGTGCTGATCTACGCCCCGGGGGTGGAGGTGAATGGCTCGGCGTTGATCCAGGGGGTGAGCACGGCTCTGGGCGGCGGCATCCCGCTCTCCGGCGGCCTGGCGGGCGATGGCGGCCAGTTCACGCGCACCCTGACGGTGTGTGATGAGGCGCTCGATCCCCGCGGCGTGGCGCTGCTGGGGCTGTATGGCGATGCGCTGCAGTTCAGCCACGGCTCCTATGGCGGCTGGTCGCCGTTTGGGCCGGAGCGCCGGGTGACGCGCAGCGAAGGCAATATTCTGTATGAACTGGATGGCGAACCGGCGCTCAACATCTACAAAAGCTATCTGGGCGAATACGCCGAGCAGTTGCCCGCCTCGGGGCTGCTGTTCCCATTTGAGATGACCGGCAAAGGCGGCGAACAGGGGTTGATTCGCACCATCCTCAGCGTGGATGAAGCCAGCGGCTCCCTGGTGCTGGCCGGGGATGTGGTTCAGGACGGCATGTTGCGCTTGATGCACGCAAATGTGGATGGGCTGCTGGACGGCGCCGAAGAGGCGGCGCGCTTGACCATGAAAGGCGCGCAGGCCGATAGCGGCGGTCTGGCCATTCTGGTGAGTTGCGTGGGGCGTAAGCTGGTGATGGGCGATCAGGTCGACGAGGAGGTGGAGAGCGTACTCGACGCCCTGCCCGACGGCGCGGTGGCCACCGGTTTCTACTCCTATGGCGAGATCAACCCCTTCAGCGATCTGATGGATTGCAAGCTGCACAACCAGACCATGACCATCGCCTATCTCAACGAAGGGTAA
- a CDS encoding PAS domain-containing protein has protein sequence MHRLLKRQFKRVFGFQPESDEESISSAFTRLARAQGGASAEELEAFLGRMGEMLERVDAAYQQNERDQTLRDRSLELSSKELHDANIKLREDARIQRQVVDDLSATANALLRDLGEAPLNAEGGADISQLSSLMQRLVREREKAHKALSAALADLKQQQFALDQHAIVSITDVDGAITYANDNFCAISGYGRDELLGQNHRIVASGLHPPAFFAKMWETISSGRVWRGVICNRAKSGSRYWVAATITPFLDEHGIPIQYIAIRTDITKQKIMEDALRESRQRLQIALDASNTGLWDWNPKTDLAYFSEQWLGMLGYAKGEIEETGSGWLTLLHPADIPSVQAQLDQHMRGDTPRYEAEFRLRCKDESWLWVLASGQATERNERGEVTRMTGIHKDITERKQSEQKLMAAMAKAEAANKAKSDFLANMSHEIRTPMNAVIGMTHLALAKTEDPRQREYLEKIHQASQSLLRLINDILDFSKIEAGKLEMENRVFSLSDALGNLGMLTAIKAREKGLELAFDEPFGMPDQLVGDPLRLNQVLLNLVGNAIKFTERGSVVVRVRETAREGELLTLKFEVSDTGIGLSAEQVGKLFQAFSQADASTTRKYGGTGLGLAISRRLVELMGGRIGVESEPGRGSCFHFTVQARIAPDGVAHATPRVDLRDLPMLVAGEAGEVTQSYARMARSMGFDVRVTQPSQYMGLDADWRASARGALLWSLESAQQDLALTLEMLRRDMPESWRTLALHAPHQQRDVDELRKLRPELAGLIKPMTPSTLFDALIGMFDADAARAPTRRSASNVLKSAVEPLALGGVSILLAEDNAVNQQVACELLEMAGMAVEVANNGAEAVEKAQLAVYQAILMDVQMPTMDGFEATRQIRALLGDKIPIIAMTANAMSGDRERCLEAGMDDYVSKPVDPNQLFRVLSQWVSGETSPVVDGIIDEQPPWLTALAIPGLDAQKGLSHCANSSKLYLELLHRFASEQAGAPGEMRRLSEAGAFAEAERVAHTYKGLAGSLGARSLQSAAGDLERALGQEDLDAVMAAALAVEPLHDILIKALANLPASEQAQATAPSEPMDAAALMTLLAGLREPLTKRQAKQCKAALEGLAGAQWPSHLAAQAAELEKCVGRYRFKDALPLLDSLMRAMGADGGEA, from the coding sequence GTGCATCGTCTGCTCAAGCGGCAGTTCAAGCGCGTCTTCGGTTTTCAGCCGGAGAGTGATGAGGAGTCGATCTCCAGCGCGTTTACCCGTCTGGCGCGGGCGCAGGGTGGCGCATCCGCTGAAGAGCTGGAGGCGTTTCTGGGGCGCATGGGCGAGATGCTCGAGCGCGTGGACGCCGCCTATCAGCAGAACGAGCGCGATCAGACCCTGCGCGACCGCTCGTTGGAGCTCAGCTCCAAAGAGCTGCATGACGCCAATATCAAGCTGCGCGAGGATGCGCGCATTCAACGCCAGGTGGTGGATGATCTGAGCGCCACCGCCAACGCCCTGCTGCGCGATCTGGGCGAAGCGCCGCTCAACGCCGAAGGCGGCGCCGACATCAGCCAATTGAGCAGCCTGATGCAGCGTCTGGTGCGCGAGCGGGAGAAGGCGCACAAGGCGCTCTCCGCCGCGCTGGCGGATCTGAAACAGCAGCAGTTTGCGCTGGATCAGCACGCCATTGTCAGCATCACTGATGTGGATGGCGCCATCACCTACGCCAACGACAACTTCTGCGCCATCAGCGGCTATGGGCGCGACGAATTGCTGGGCCAGAATCATCGTATCGTCGCCTCAGGCCTGCACCCGCCCGCCTTCTTCGCCAAAATGTGGGAGACCATCTCCTCTGGACGGGTGTGGCGCGGGGTGATCTGCAATCGCGCCAAAAGCGGTTCGCGCTATTGGGTCGCGGCCACCATTACGCCGTTTCTGGATGAGCATGGCATCCCCATTCAGTACATCGCCATTCGCACCGACATCACCAAACAGAAGATCATGGAGGACGCCCTGCGCGAGAGTCGGCAACGGCTGCAGATCGCTCTGGATGCCTCCAATACCGGCCTGTGGGACTGGAATCCGAAAACCGATCTGGCCTACTTCAGCGAACAGTGGCTGGGCATGTTGGGCTACGCCAAGGGCGAGATTGAGGAGACCGGCAGCGGTTGGCTGACGCTGCTGCATCCGGCGGACATCCCTTCGGTGCAGGCGCAGCTGGATCAGCATATGCGCGGCGACACCCCGCGCTACGAGGCGGAGTTCCGTCTGCGTTGCAAAGATGAGTCGTGGCTGTGGGTGCTGGCCTCCGGCCAGGCCACCGAACGCAACGAGCGCGGCGAAGTGACGCGCATGACCGGCATCCACAAGGACATCACCGAGCGCAAGCAGTCGGAGCAGAAGCTCATGGCGGCCATGGCCAAAGCCGAAGCCGCCAACAAGGCCAAGTCGGACTTTCTGGCCAATATGAGCCATGAGATCCGCACCCCCATGAACGCGGTCATCGGCATGACCCATCTGGCCCTGGCCAAGACCGAGGATCCGCGCCAGCGCGAGTATCTGGAGAAGATTCACCAAGCCTCGCAGTCGCTGTTGCGGCTGATCAACGACATCCTCGACTTCTCCAAGATCGAGGCGGGCAAGCTGGAGATGGAGAATCGCGTCTTCAGCCTCAGCGACGCGTTGGGCAATCTGGGCATGCTCACCGCTATCAAGGCGCGGGAGAAGGGGCTGGAGCTGGCCTTTGACGAACCCTTCGGCATGCCCGACCAACTGGTGGGCGACCCGCTGCGTTTGAATCAGGTGCTGCTGAATCTGGTGGGCAACGCCATCAAATTCACCGAGCGCGGCTCGGTGGTGGTGCGGGTGCGCGAAACCGCGCGCGAGGGCGAACTGCTCACCTTGAAGTTCGAGGTCAGCGACACCGGCATCGGGCTCTCCGCCGAACAGGTGGGCAAACTGTTCCAAGCCTTCTCCCAGGCTGACGCCTCCACCACGCGCAAATATGGCGGCACCGGGCTGGGGCTGGCCATCAGTCGCCGCCTGGTGGAGTTGATGGGCGGGCGGATCGGCGTGGAGTCGGAACCGGGGCGCGGCAGCTGTTTCCACTTCACCGTGCAGGCGCGCATCGCCCCCGATGGCGTCGCCCACGCCACGCCGCGGGTGGATCTGCGCGACCTGCCTATGCTGGTGGCGGGGGAGGCGGGGGAGGTGACACAATCCTATGCCCGCATGGCGCGCTCCATGGGCTTTGACGTACGGGTGACGCAGCCGTCGCAGTACATGGGGCTTGACGCCGATTGGCGCGCCAGCGCCCGCGGCGCGCTGTTGTGGAGCCTGGAGAGCGCGCAGCAGGATCTGGCGCTGACCCTGGAGATGCTGCGTCGCGATATGCCCGAGAGCTGGCGCACGCTGGCGCTGCATGCGCCGCATCAGCAGCGCGATGTGGATGAGCTGCGCAAGCTGCGTCCGGAGCTGGCGGGGTTGATCAAACCCATGACCCCCTCCACCTTGTTTGACGCCCTGATCGGCATGTTCGACGCCGACGCCGCGCGCGCGCCGACCCGGCGCAGCGCCAGCAATGTGCTGAAAAGTGCAGTGGAGCCGTTGGCGTTGGGCGGAGTGAGCATTCTGCTGGCGGAGGATAATGCGGTCAACCAACAGGTGGCGTGCGAGCTGTTGGAGATGGCCGGGATGGCGGTGGAGGTGGCCAATAACGGCGCTGAAGCGGTGGAGAAGGCGCAGCTGGCCGTCTACCAGGCGATCCTCATGGATGTGCAGATGCCCACCATGGATGGTTTTGAAGCCACACGTCAGATTCGCGCCTTGCTGGGCGATAAAATTCCCATTATCGCCATGACCGCCAACGCCATGAGCGGCGATCGCGAACGCTGTCTGGAGGCGGGCATGGATGACTATGTCTCCAAGCCGGTGGACCCCAACCAGCTGTTCCGGGTGTTGTCGCAGTGGGTCAGCGGCGAGACGTCGCCGGTGGTGGATGGGATCATCGACGAGCAGCCCCCGTGGCTGACGGCGCTGGCGATTCCCGGCCTGGATGCGCAGAAGGGGTTGAGTCATTGCGCTAACTCCTCAAAACTCTATCTGGAGCTGCTGCATCGATTCGCCAGTGAGCAGGCGGGCGCGCCCGGCGAGATGCGTCGTTTGTCAGAAGCGGGGGCGTTCGCCGAGGCCGAGCGGGTCGCACACACCTATAAGGGGTTGGCGGGCAGTCTGGGCGCGCGTTCGTTGCAGAGCGCGGCGGGGGATCTGGAGCGCGCGCTGGGGCAGGAAGATCTGGATGCGGTGATGGCGGCGGCGCTGGCGGTGGAGCCGCTACATGATATTCTGATCAAAGCGTTGGCCAATCTGCCCGCGTCTGAGCAGGCGCAGGCGACGGCGCCCAGCGAGCCGATGGATGCAGCGGCGCTGATGACGTTGCTGGCGGGGTTGCGCGAACCGTTGACCAAGCGCCAGGCCAAGCAGTGCAAAGCGGCGCTGGAGGGGCTGGCGGGCGCGCAGTGGCCGTCGCATTTGGCGGCGCAAGCTGCGGAGTTGGAGAAGTGTGTGGGGCGCTATCGATTCAAGGACGCCCTGCCGCTGTTGGACAGTCTGATGCGCGCCATGGGCGCTGATGGGGGAGAGGCATGA
- a CDS encoding tetratricopeptide repeat protein: MAHTPGTPPDAAASERALTQRVAQAAQRGAWDEAAQLSAVLRRSAPARLEGWFYGGAAALAQSRPGEAAALLARAVELAPRNPDLLTHWGAALSACGDAPGAEAAFARALEANSNHEAALLNWGNLHRAQGRLESAQACYERAAQAAPQSPLGPYNLSITLRDAGCLAAAQEALERALARAPEHRQSLLAWGGMAAARASDEALPPALAELARRDVEAALIVGNLHLARSQWSAAEEALRTALELDPKHPQAHNNLGNALRQSGRLEAARACYAQAVTLEIGYADAWNNLGLLLREMNQPSQALACYEQALKADPQHAEALLNRVFALDLTESESVARLQAARRDWAAIHGDPWMARWPHHANDRNPERPLRIGYLSADLRRHSAAFVFASLFLHHDPEQFTLIAYAGNAQRDEISQRLAACCADWVEAWRLDDDALAQRIQDDRIDILVDLSGHSRGRRLGVLARKPAPVQMSGWGYPGGTGLRAVDWLLADPEWLPAAPRAHYAERIADLPCVLHLSDLEPMPDPAPPPCVLNGHITFGAFHRAVKNTPECYALWARLLRLAPTAHLLFKGPDWESEPLRQQVSDLFAAQRIDPARLDFLGGGDRQSHLRALGRVDILLDAFPQNGGVGVMEALRMGVPVAALRGAVPFSRTSASLLRALGREAWIADDADAYVDIARRLASDIKLLARERHLLRPAFDASPLGDGPAYVRAAQAHYRRAWRVWAHSRPLQG, from the coding sequence ATGGCACATACCCCCGGCACACCGCCAGACGCCGCCGCCTCTGAGCGCGCGCTGACGCAGCGCGTGGCGCAGGCGGCCCAGCGCGGCGCCTGGGATGAGGCCGCGCAGCTGAGCGCCGTGTTGCGCCGCAGCGCGCCCGCGCGCCTGGAGGGGTGGTTCTATGGCGGCGCAGCGGCGCTGGCGCAGAGTCGCCCGGGGGAGGCGGCGGCGCTGCTGGCGCGCGCGGTGGAACTGGCGCCGCGCAACCCCGACCTGCTGACCCACTGGGGCGCGGCGTTGTCAGCCTGTGGCGATGCGCCCGGCGCCGAGGCGGCGTTTGCGCGCGCGCTGGAGGCCAATTCAAACCACGAGGCAGCGCTGCTGAATTGGGGCAATCTGCACCGCGCCCAGGGGCGGTTGGAGTCGGCGCAGGCGTGCTATGAACGCGCCGCTCAGGCTGCGCCGCAGTCGCCGTTGGGGCCCTATAATCTGTCGATAACGCTGCGCGACGCCGGGTGTTTGGCGGCGGCGCAAGAGGCGCTGGAGAGGGCGTTGGCGCGGGCGCCGGAACATCGGCAGTCGTTGTTGGCGTGGGGGGGGATGGCGGCGGCGCGGGCGTCGGATGAGGCGCTTCCCCCGGCGTTGGCCGAATTGGCGCGCCGCGATGTCGAAGCGGCGTTGATTGTGGGCAATCTGCATCTGGCGCGCAGCCAATGGTCGGCGGCGGAAGAGGCGCTGCGCACTGCGTTGGAGCTGGACCCGAAGCATCCGCAGGCGCACAACAATTTGGGCAATGCGTTGCGTCAGTCTGGCCGATTGGAGGCGGCGCGCGCCTGCTACGCGCAGGCGGTGACGCTGGAGATCGGCTATGCCGACGCCTGGAACAATCTGGGCCTGCTGTTGCGGGAGATGAATCAGCCATCCCAGGCGCTGGCCTGCTATGAGCAGGCGCTCAAAGCCGATCCGCAACACGCCGAGGCGCTGCTCAACCGGGTGTTCGCCCTGGATTTGACCGAGTCCGAGTCGGTGGCGCGTCTGCAGGCGGCGCGGCGCGACTGGGCGGCGATTCATGGCGACCCCTGGATGGCGCGCTGGCCGCATCACGCCAATGACCGGAATCCCGAACGCCCCCTGCGCATCGGCTATCTGTCGGCGGATCTGCGCCGCCACTCCGCCGCGTTTGTCTTCGCTAGCCTGTTTCTGCATCACGATCCGGAGCAATTTACCCTCATCGCCTACGCGGGCAATGCGCAGCGCGATGAGATCAGCCAGCGGCTGGCGGCCTGTTGCGCCGACTGGGTCGAGGCGTGGCGGCTGGACGACGACGCCCTGGCGCAGCGTATTCAGGATGACCGCATCGATATTCTGGTGGATCTCTCCGGCCACAGTCGGGGGAGGCGCTTGGGCGTGCTGGCGCGCAAACCGGCGCCAGTGCAGATGAGTGGTTGGGGCTACCCGGGCGGAACCGGCCTGCGGGCGGTGGATTGGCTGCTGGCGGATCCCGAGTGGTTGCCCGCCGCCCCGCGCGCGCACTATGCCGAGCGCATCGCCGATCTGCCCTGTGTGCTGCACTTGAGCGATCTGGAGCCGATGCCGGACCCGGCGCCGCCGCCGTGCGTGCTCAACGGTCACATCACCTTCGGCGCCTTTCATCGCGCAGTGAAGAATACGCCGGAATGCTATGCCTTGTGGGCGCGCCTGCTGCGTCTGGCCCCCACCGCCCATCTACTGTTCAAGGGGCCGGATTGGGAGAGCGAGCCTTTGCGTCAACAGGTGAGCGATCTGTTCGCTGCACAGAGGATTGATCCGGCGCGACTCGATTTTCTCGGCGGCGGCGACCGGCAGAGCCATCTGCGCGCTTTGGGGCGGGTGGATATCCTGTTGGACGCCTTTCCGCAAAACGGTGGCGTGGGCGTCATGGAGGCGCTGCGCATGGGGGTTCCTGTGGCGGCGCTGCGCGGCGCCGTCCCGTTCAGCCGCACCAGCGCGTCACTGTTGCGCGCTCTGGGTCGGGAGGCGTGGATCGCCGACGACGCCGACGCTTACGTGGACATCGCGCGCCGCTTGGCCAGCGACATCAAGCTGCTGGCGCGCGAGCGTCATTTGTTGCGCCCAGCGTTTGACGCCTCGCCGTTGGGCGACGGCCCCGCCTATGTTCGCGCCGCCCAGGCGCACTATCGCCGAGCCTGGCGAGTTTGGGCGCACTCCCGCCCCCTTCAAGGGTGA